The following coding sequences lie in one Myxococcus xanthus genomic window:
- a CDS encoding M18 family aminopeptidase, with translation MSPTDTDALAGDLLEYIDASPTPYHAVRESARRLTQAGYRQLDEREPWTLEPGARVFITRGDTSIAAFHLGTQPVDRAGFRLVGSHTDSPNLRVKPNAAVMKNGYQQLGVEIYGGVLLHTWTDRDLSLAGRVMVMVEGRPQRHLVDFRRPLLRVPNLAIHLNRGVNSDGLKLNAQEHMVPVLGLDRAGVAELHGLLLEELAKGGVKAQAGDILGYDLCLYDLQPSIRSGAHGEFLHAPRLDNLASCHASLSALLSSSEPREATSGVILFDHEEVGSRSAQGAASPFLRTLLERLTLAHSDGKPDAFHRAIAHSFLVSADMAHAIHPNYPSLHEPKHQPHMGAGPVIKSNVNQSYATDGESWAFFTALCREAGVTPQHFVTRTDLGCGSTIGPISAGQLGIRTVDVGNPMLSMHSIREMACATDVAQMVAVLSRLFA, from the coding sequence ATGAGCCCCACCGACACCGACGCCCTGGCCGGAGATCTCCTCGAGTACATCGACGCCTCGCCCACGCCGTACCATGCGGTGCGCGAGTCGGCCCGCCGTCTGACGCAGGCGGGCTACCGCCAGTTGGACGAGCGCGAGCCCTGGACGCTGGAGCCGGGCGCGCGCGTCTTCATCACCCGGGGGGACACGAGCATCGCGGCCTTCCACCTCGGCACCCAGCCCGTGGACCGGGCGGGCTTCCGGTTGGTGGGTTCGCACACGGACTCGCCGAACCTGCGCGTGAAGCCGAACGCGGCGGTGATGAAGAACGGCTACCAGCAGCTCGGCGTGGAAATCTACGGCGGGGTGTTGCTGCACACCTGGACGGACCGCGACTTGTCGCTCGCCGGCCGCGTCATGGTGATGGTGGAAGGACGCCCCCAGCGGCACCTGGTGGACTTCCGCCGGCCGCTGCTGCGCGTGCCCAACCTGGCCATCCACCTCAACCGCGGGGTGAACTCGGACGGGCTCAAGCTGAACGCGCAGGAGCACATGGTGCCGGTGCTGGGCCTGGATCGCGCGGGCGTCGCGGAGCTGCACGGGCTGCTGCTGGAGGAGTTGGCCAAGGGCGGCGTGAAGGCACAGGCGGGGGACATCCTCGGCTACGACTTGTGCCTCTATGACTTGCAGCCGTCCATCCGCTCGGGCGCGCACGGCGAGTTCCTCCACGCGCCGCGCCTGGACAACCTGGCCAGCTGTCACGCCAGCCTGTCCGCGCTGCTCTCCAGCAGCGAGCCGCGTGAGGCCACCAGCGGCGTCATCCTGTTCGACCACGAAGAGGTGGGCAGCCGCAGCGCGCAGGGCGCTGCGTCACCCTTCCTGCGCACGCTGCTGGAGCGCCTGACGCTGGCGCACTCGGACGGCAAGCCGGACGCGTTCCACCGCGCCATCGCGCACTCGTTCCTGGTGAGCGCGGACATGGCGCACGCCATCCATCCCAACTACCCGTCCCTGCACGAGCCCAAGCACCAGCCGCACATGGGCGCGGGCCCGGTCATCAAGTCGAACGTGAACCAGTCCTACGCCACGGATGGCGAGTCGTGGGCCTTCTTCACGGCGCTGTGCCGCGAGGCCGGCGTGACGCCGCAGCACTTCGTCACCCGCACCGACCTGGGCTGCGGCAGCACCATTGGGCCCATCTCCGCGGGGCAGCTCGGCATCCGGACGGTGGATGTGGGCAACCCCATGCTGTCCATGCACTCCATCCGGGAGATGGCCTGCGCCACCGACGTGGCGCAGATGGTGGCCGTGCTCAGCCGCCTCTTCGCGTAG
- the mdoH gene encoding glucans biosynthesis glucosyltransferase MdoH, which produces MHAHSFSPESAGIRRLFVLGLAAVSTLVGTWEMHRLLSARGTTVPEGVLLVLFALCFGWIALSFWTAVAGFLQLAVSKRLPGLRWPTAEESTTRLTSRTSVVMPVHNEDPASVFANVQATYESVEATGQLDAFDFYILSDSTRPEAWIAEELAWADLCRRVGGQGRIFYRRRTDNTGKKAGNLQDFCERWGRHYDFTIVLDADSLMDGRTLVTMARLMELNPRAGILQAPPLNVGRSTLFARLQQFAGRVYGPVVAAGAAAWQLGESNYWGHNAIIRTEAFIQHCGLPVLPGQQPFGGHILSHDFVEAALMRRAGYTVWLVTELGGSFEQPPPSLLDYAQRDRRWCQGNLQHLSLVAAGGLHPISRGHFLMGVMSYAASPLWLLFLMSGLIAGLYDGWLSFSNPHLLEDLGPEALAFDTTGAVRLFSVSMAMLFAPKCFGLLLALASSQDSALMGGRIRLVLSVLLESVLATLMAPVMMLFQSHFVFGTLLGYKVTWSSQQRDDADLPWSEAARRHAAHTTVGVVLAAVAFFLSPGLLLWLSPVVAGLLLSIPLSVFTSRASLGIWLERRGLLVIPEETEPPRVLERAQEVAEEHALEPVKDAVDHVISDAKAHALHLALLESQPSPAAVPMALASARRKLLGDNVEPLSPPEKTAVLMDAHTLTEARERRLTLAVS; this is translated from the coding sequence ATGCACGCTCATTCGTTCTCACCGGAGAGCGCCGGCATCCGGCGCCTCTTCGTCCTGGGCCTGGCCGCCGTGTCCACCCTCGTGGGCACGTGGGAGATGCACCGCCTGCTGAGCGCGCGCGGCACCACCGTCCCCGAAGGCGTGCTGCTGGTGCTCTTCGCCCTGTGCTTCGGGTGGATTGCGCTGTCCTTCTGGACGGCGGTGGCGGGGTTCCTCCAGCTCGCCGTGAGCAAGCGGCTGCCCGGCCTGCGCTGGCCCACGGCGGAGGAATCCACCACGCGGCTCACCTCGCGCACGTCGGTGGTGATGCCGGTCCACAACGAGGACCCGGCCTCCGTCTTCGCCAACGTGCAGGCCACCTACGAGTCCGTGGAGGCCACCGGGCAGCTGGACGCCTTCGACTTCTACATTCTCAGCGACTCCACCCGCCCGGAGGCGTGGATCGCCGAGGAGCTCGCCTGGGCCGACCTGTGCCGCCGCGTGGGTGGCCAGGGGCGCATCTTCTACCGGCGACGCACGGACAACACCGGCAAGAAGGCCGGCAACCTCCAGGACTTCTGCGAGCGCTGGGGCCGCCACTACGACTTCACGATTGTGCTGGACGCCGACAGCCTGATGGACGGCCGCACGCTGGTGACGATGGCGCGGCTGATGGAGCTCAACCCGCGCGCGGGCATCCTCCAGGCGCCGCCGCTGAACGTGGGCCGCAGCACCCTCTTCGCCCGGCTGCAGCAGTTCGCCGGGCGCGTCTACGGCCCGGTGGTGGCCGCGGGCGCGGCGGCGTGGCAGCTGGGCGAGTCCAACTACTGGGGCCACAACGCCATCATCCGCACGGAGGCGTTCATCCAGCACTGCGGCCTGCCCGTGCTCCCCGGCCAGCAACCCTTCGGTGGCCACATCCTCAGCCACGACTTCGTGGAGGCCGCGCTGATGCGCCGCGCCGGCTACACCGTGTGGCTGGTGACGGAGCTGGGCGGCAGCTTCGAGCAGCCGCCCCCGAGCCTGCTGGACTACGCGCAGAGAGATCGGCGCTGGTGCCAGGGCAACCTCCAGCACCTGAGCCTGGTGGCCGCGGGCGGCCTGCACCCCATCAGCCGGGGCCACTTCCTGATGGGCGTGATGTCCTACGCGGCGTCCCCGCTGTGGCTGCTGTTCCTGATGTCCGGGCTGATTGCCGGCCTCTACGACGGGTGGCTGTCGTTCTCCAACCCGCACCTGCTGGAGGACCTGGGCCCGGAGGCGCTGGCGTTCGACACCACGGGCGCCGTGCGGCTGTTCTCCGTGTCCATGGCCATGCTGTTCGCGCCCAAGTGCTTCGGGCTGCTGCTGGCGCTGGCCAGCTCCCAGGACTCGGCGCTCATGGGCGGCCGGATTCGGCTGGTGCTGAGTGTGCTGCTGGAGAGCGTGCTGGCCACGCTGATGGCGCCGGTGATGATGCTGTTCCAGTCGCACTTCGTCTTCGGCACGCTGCTTGGCTACAAGGTGACGTGGTCCAGCCAGCAACGCGACGACGCCGACCTGCCCTGGTCCGAGGCGGCCCGGCGGCACGCCGCTCACACCACCGTGGGCGTGGTGCTGGCGGCGGTGGCGTTCTTCCTGTCGCCCGGGCTGCTGCTGTGGCTGTCGCCCGTCGTGGCCGGCCTGCTGCTGTCCATCCCCCTCTCCGTCTTCACGTCCCGCGCGTCGCTGGGCATCTGGCTGGAGCGGCGCGGGCTGCTCGTCATCCCCGAGGAGACGGAGCCGCCGCGCGTGTTGGAGCGGGCGCAAGAGGTGGCCGAGGAGCACGCGCTGGAGCCGGTGAAGGACGCGGTGGACCACGTCATCTCCGATGCCAAGGCGCACGCGCTGCACCTGGCGCTGCTGGAGTCGCAGCCCTCGCCGGCCGCCGTGCCCATGGCACTGGCCTCCGCGCGGCGCAAGCTGCTGGGTGACAACGTGGAGCCGCTGTCCCCGCCGGAGAAGACGGCGGTGCTGATGGACGCACACACGCTGACGGAAGCCCGCGAGCGCCGGCTGACGCTCGCGGTCTCCTGA
- a CDS encoding glucan biosynthesis protein, translated as MTSLRQKALKLGAPWLCAVAVASSGAAVAAPPAKAQTAATKGTTAFSTETVVERARALAAKPYQAPPKSLPKAYTQLNYDQYRDIRFRPERAHWRDAGLPFQVQFFHPGFLFQSPVVMNVVEAGRSQPLRFSQDLFSYGKVVNKASLPRSGVDGFAGLRFHHPLNRPDIFDELAVFQGASYFRSLGQGNLYGLSARGIAIDTAQPNPEEFPEFREFWLERPASGSNQVVVHALMDGPSITGAYRFTITPGSNTVMEVQATLFSRRTIDNLGVAPLTSMYLFGENDRAKFDDFRPEVHDSDGLLVWSKDGEQLWRPLQNPRQVRTSSFRAEDPRAFGLLQRDTAFHNYEDLEAHYERRPSAWVEPVGEWGAGAVRLVEIPTPDETHDNIVAFWVPDAPLTPGTPLRVAYRLHWGTRSPWENTGGVVTSTRITSAITPGMPVGEGVTPATRRFILDFSRTARAEDGPVEAVITAAKGQVLRSTIQRHEPSGGWRTTFELEPEGTSEPIELRAFLRRGSETLTETWSYLWIP; from the coding sequence GTGACGTCGTTGCGGCAGAAAGCGTTGAAGCTGGGTGCGCCGTGGCTGTGTGCCGTGGCGGTGGCGTCGAGCGGCGCCGCCGTGGCGGCTCCGCCGGCCAAGGCCCAGACCGCGGCCACGAAGGGCACGACGGCCTTCTCCACGGAGACGGTGGTGGAGCGCGCGCGGGCGCTGGCGGCAAAGCCCTACCAGGCGCCGCCGAAGTCGCTGCCGAAGGCGTACACGCAGCTCAACTACGACCAGTACCGCGACATCCGCTTCCGCCCGGAGCGCGCGCACTGGCGCGACGCGGGCCTGCCCTTCCAGGTGCAGTTCTTCCACCCGGGCTTCCTGTTCCAGTCGCCGGTGGTGATGAACGTCGTGGAGGCGGGCCGCTCGCAGCCGCTGCGCTTCTCCCAGGACCTCTTCAGCTACGGCAAGGTCGTCAACAAGGCGTCCCTGCCTCGCAGCGGCGTGGACGGCTTCGCGGGCCTGCGCTTCCACCACCCGCTCAACCGCCCGGACATCTTCGACGAGCTCGCGGTGTTCCAGGGCGCCAGCTACTTCCGCTCGCTGGGCCAGGGCAACCTCTACGGCCTCTCCGCGCGTGGCATCGCCATCGACACCGCGCAGCCGAACCCCGAGGAGTTCCCGGAGTTTCGTGAGTTCTGGCTGGAGCGCCCGGCCTCCGGCTCGAACCAGGTGGTGGTGCACGCGCTGATGGACGGCCCGAGCATCACCGGCGCGTACCGATTCACCATCACCCCGGGCTCGAACACGGTGATGGAGGTGCAGGCCACCCTCTTCTCGCGCCGCACCATCGACAACCTGGGCGTGGCGCCGCTCACCAGCATGTACCTGTTCGGTGAGAACGACCGCGCGAAGTTCGACGACTTCCGGCCGGAGGTCCACGACTCGGACGGCCTCCTGGTCTGGTCCAAGGACGGCGAGCAGCTGTGGCGCCCGCTGCAGAACCCGCGGCAGGTGCGCACCTCCAGCTTCCGCGCGGAGGACCCGCGCGCCTTCGGCCTGCTGCAGCGCGATACGGCCTTCCACAACTACGAGGACCTGGAGGCCCACTACGAGCGCCGCCCCAGCGCGTGGGTGGAGCCCGTGGGCGAGTGGGGCGCCGGCGCGGTGCGGCTGGTGGAGATTCCGACGCCGGACGAGACGCACGACAACATCGTCGCCTTCTGGGTGCCAGACGCGCCGCTCACGCCGGGCACGCCGCTGCGCGTGGCCTACCGCCTGCACTGGGGCACCAGGTCGCCCTGGGAGAACACCGGCGGCGTCGTCACCTCGACGCGCATCACCTCCGCCATCACCCCGGGCATGCCCGTGGGCGAAGGCGTCACGCCGGCCACGCGCCGGTTCATCCTCGACTTCTCTCGTACCGCCCGCGCCGAGGACGGGCCGGTGGAAGCCGTCATCACCGCAGCCAAGGGCCAGGTGCTGCGCTCCACCATCCAGCGCCATGAACCTTCCGGTGGCTGGCGCACCACCTTCGAGCTGGAGCCCGAGGGCACCAGTGAACCCATCGAGCTGCGCGCGTTCCTGCGGCGCGGTTCGGAGACCCTCACCGAGACCTGGAGCTATCTATGGATTCCGTGA
- a CDS encoding PAS domain S-box protein, which translates to MRVLIVTQGGGADLAPVESWLREQGHTVVTVTREAEVPAAWRSGTCALVMVDARTDTSRVPLVRALRSLPGGEESVLLLLGHRGALGTLRPALEAGAEDLLAWPVDEEELALRLEMARRRFVRREGRKGLPFGDDLKETLLAVSPVPTSITTITEGRVVAANEAYFELFGYTREEVIGRTTVELSLWETPVDRSQIMDRLRRHGTVRGVDAQYRTREGEMRHTLLFMGLVLYGGTPHIIAFFPDITPLKRAEESLRRSEVSFRTLIGSLPDLVAVFDTSARVRYANLKVATALGYESVNELLGKHISDIIPKEDFASADARMHEAIRTGRAALQERRLVKRDGSVLHVESTTFPLPFDGEDSIVSVSHDLTERYQMQARLMLAQRMASVGTLAAGVAHEINNPLAYLTANLAFAREELAGVLPTGTRNVEPRLAEAVASAQAALAEAQQGADRVRSIVRDLKTFSRVDSAESAEVDVRQVLESTLNLATTEIRHRARLVKQLDAVPTVVGNESRLGQVFLNLLVNAAQAIPSGTPERHEIRVVTRLSGKGHVCVEVSDTGAGIAKEHLPRLFDPFFTTKEPGVGTGLGLSICHSLVTALGGEIHVTSEPGKGSTFQVLLTPSQRIGTEHPPPAPPPAPAEKRGRLLVVDDEPLVCTALGRTLRPHHDVTLSTRAQEALDRIEAGERFDVVFCDLMMPGMSGMDFYSALQARHPEQAQRVIFLTGGAVTPQARAFLESVPSPHLEKPFAGRELLSLIQERLAHA; encoded by the coding sequence ATGCGGGTCCTGATTGTCACCCAGGGGGGAGGGGCGGACCTGGCGCCAGTCGAGTCCTGGCTGCGTGAGCAGGGACACACGGTGGTCACCGTGACGCGTGAGGCGGAGGTGCCCGCCGCGTGGCGCAGCGGCACGTGCGCGCTGGTGATGGTGGATGCCCGGACAGACACCTCCCGCGTCCCGCTGGTGCGCGCGCTGCGCAGCCTGCCCGGTGGGGAGGAATCCGTGCTGCTGCTCCTGGGCCACCGGGGCGCGCTGGGCACACTGCGGCCCGCCCTGGAAGCCGGCGCCGAGGACCTGCTCGCGTGGCCCGTGGATGAGGAGGAACTGGCGCTGCGGCTGGAGATGGCCCGCCGCCGCTTCGTCCGGCGCGAGGGCCGCAAGGGCCTGCCCTTCGGAGATGACCTGAAGGAGACGCTGCTGGCCGTCAGCCCCGTGCCCACGTCCATCACCACCATCACCGAAGGGCGCGTGGTGGCGGCCAACGAAGCCTACTTCGAGCTCTTCGGCTACACGCGCGAGGAGGTCATCGGGCGCACCACGGTGGAGCTGTCGTTGTGGGAGACGCCCGTGGACCGCTCGCAAATCATGGACAGGCTGCGGCGCCACGGCACGGTGCGCGGCGTGGACGCGCAGTACCGCACCCGCGAGGGCGAGATGCGGCACACGCTGCTCTTCATGGGCCTGGTGCTCTACGGCGGCACGCCCCACATCATCGCCTTCTTCCCGGACATCACCCCGCTCAAGCGCGCCGAGGAGAGCCTGCGCCGCTCGGAGGTGAGCTTCCGCACCCTCATCGGCAGCCTGCCGGACCTGGTGGCCGTCTTCGACACCAGCGCGCGCGTGCGCTACGCCAACCTCAAGGTCGCCACGGCCCTGGGCTACGAGAGTGTGAATGAGCTGCTGGGCAAGCACATCTCCGACATCATCCCGAAGGAGGACTTCGCCAGCGCCGACGCGCGCATGCACGAAGCCATCCGCACCGGCCGCGCGGCGCTCCAGGAGCGGCGGCTGGTCAAACGCGACGGCAGCGTGCTGCACGTGGAGTCCACCACCTTCCCCCTGCCCTTCGACGGCGAGGACTCCATCGTCTCCGTCTCCCATGACTTGACGGAGCGCTACCAGATGCAGGCGCGGCTGATGCTCGCGCAGCGCATGGCCTCCGTCGGCACGCTGGCCGCGGGCGTGGCGCACGAAATCAACAACCCCCTGGCCTACCTCACCGCCAACCTGGCCTTCGCGCGCGAGGAGCTCGCCGGCGTGCTGCCCACCGGCACCCGGAACGTGGAGCCCCGGCTGGCGGAGGCGGTGGCCAGCGCCCAGGCCGCGCTCGCCGAGGCGCAGCAGGGCGCCGACCGGGTGCGCAGCATCGTCCGGGACTTGAAGACGTTCAGCCGGGTGGACTCAGCGGAGAGCGCGGAAGTGGACGTCCGGCAGGTGCTGGAGTCCACGCTGAACCTGGCCACCACGGAGATTCGCCACCGCGCCCGCCTGGTGAAGCAGCTCGACGCGGTCCCCACCGTGGTCGGCAACGAGTCACGGCTGGGACAGGTGTTCCTCAACCTGCTGGTGAACGCCGCCCAGGCCATTCCCTCCGGGACGCCGGAGCGCCATGAAATCCGCGTCGTCACCCGCCTTTCGGGCAAGGGCCACGTCTGCGTGGAGGTGTCGGACACGGGCGCCGGTATCGCCAAGGAACACCTGCCGCGCCTGTTCGACCCCTTCTTCACCACCAAGGAGCCCGGGGTGGGCACCGGACTGGGCCTGTCCATCTGCCACAGCCTGGTGACGGCCCTGGGTGGGGAAATCCACGTGACGAGCGAGCCGGGCAAGGGCTCCACCTTCCAGGTGCTCCTGACCCCCTCCCAGCGGATCGGGACGGAGCACCCACCGCCCGCTCCGCCGCCCGCCCCCGCGGAGAAGCGGGGCCGCCTGCTGGTGGTGGACGACGAGCCGCTCGTCTGCACGGCCCTGGGGCGTACGCTGCGTCCGCACCACGACGTCACCCTCTCCACCCGGGCCCAGGAGGCCTTGGATCGCATCGAGGCCGGCGAGCGCTTCGACGTCGTCTTCTGCGACCTGATGATGCCGGGCATGAGCGGGATGGACTTCTACTCCGCCCTCCAGGCCCGCCACCCCGAGCAGGCCCAGCGGGTCATCTTCCTCACCGGCGGCGCGGTGACGCCTCAGGCCCGCGCCTTCCTGGAGTCGGTGCCAAGCCCACATCTGGAAAAGCCGTTCGCTGGCAGGGAACTCCTCTCCCTGATCCAGGAACGACTCGCGCACGCATAG
- a CDS encoding DUF2378 family protein, whose product MERRGWDDKTATEPRKPPPLPVQVPRRNFEGLFVHALKPTGPFAQSLRDIGYDMEASQEYYPLAVWRAALGVARRHACVGQPPEAANRVLGHRYVEGFAQTLVGRIFATAAPLLGTERCLTRLPTYLRAGREDMKMLLEPVQAGEWRIRVVDPDPLPDFVAGVVEGVLLRTKVLPQVEVLERQTAGYTLRVRWTGA is encoded by the coding sequence ATGGAACGGCGGGGCTGGGACGACAAGACGGCCACCGAGCCGCGGAAGCCACCACCGTTGCCGGTGCAGGTGCCTCGGCGGAACTTCGAAGGGCTCTTCGTCCATGCGTTGAAGCCCACGGGGCCCTTCGCCCAGTCCTTGCGAGACATTGGCTACGACATGGAGGCGTCGCAGGAGTACTACCCGCTGGCGGTGTGGCGGGCGGCGCTGGGGGTGGCCCGTCGTCATGCCTGCGTGGGGCAGCCGCCCGAGGCGGCCAACCGCGTCCTGGGGCACCGCTATGTGGAGGGGTTCGCCCAGACGCTGGTGGGCCGCATCTTCGCCACCGCCGCGCCCCTGCTGGGGACGGAGCGGTGTCTGACGCGACTGCCCACGTATCTGCGGGCGGGGCGCGAGGACATGAAGATGCTGCTGGAGCCGGTGCAGGCGGGGGAATGGCGCATCCGCGTCGTGGACCCGGACCCGCTGCCGGACTTCGTCGCCGGCGTGGTGGAGGGCGTCCTGCTGCGCACCAAGGTGTTGCCCCAGGTGGAGGTGCTGGAGCGGCAGACCGCGGGGTACACCCTGCGGGTGCGCTGGACGGGCGCCTGA